From Candidatus Binatia bacterium:
ACGTTGTTCACCTGGCCGAGAATGTTCTGGGTGTTGAGCGGGTCCTTGGAAGAATCGAACCCGACCACTGTCACGCGGGCTGCGATCGGGCTGCTCGTCTCGTCGGTGATCGTGACGTCGAGCGTCCCCCCAGCGGGGATCGCGACGTTCTGCGAGACCGTCGCATAGGCAACGACGAGGACCGCGTGCTCCATCGGCGCGGGGCCACCGCCCTCGTAGGGATGCCCTTCGTACTCTGCGGCGACCGCGTAGCTGCCGGGAGCCACGGCCATCGAGTACTGCCCGGTGGCATCACTGATGGTGTGATTTACGACGTTCTTGTCCAAGGCACCGAGGGCGGGGCCTTCGGCGACGCTGCCGAGAGCGACGATCTTCACGCCGGCCGTCGGAACTCCAGCGACGGTCGCCGTCCCGGAGATCGTGCCGCTCGGGAGGAACTGGATCTCGTTTCGTGCCTCGAGGATCGACGACACCGTGCCGTCACCCACGACGAAGTGCTGGTTCAATGTCACCGCATCGCCCGGGCTGCCCGAAGCGGCAAGGGAATAGTTGGGACCAATCGCACCGATGAGCGCGAGAATCGTCTCCCCGCCGAGAAGCGGCACGGCGACACCGGCGGTCGCGAAGCTCGACGACCCCGGGATGTTGTGGACGTATCCGTACGAAACGCCGTCGCCGCCCCCGAAGCCGCGGAAGGCCATCAGGTTGCACGGGTTCGGGGCCGACGCCGGGCAAGACGAGCCGACGAGCGGCTCACCGAGCCCATAGCCCGGCTGGAACGTCTCGATCTCGCCGGACGGCGCGATGTACGCCCCCAGGAACAGATCGAGCCCCGTGCCGCCGGTGTTCGTGATGGTCGTGTCGACCCGGACGTAGTTCTCGCCGGGCTGTAGGACATAGTCCGTGACGATTTCGACGGGAAGATCCGTATCGTCCGCCGCTGAAGGGAACGGGAATCCGAAGTCATTCACGGTCGAACTCGGGTTGGCGAACGTCAGCAAGTCGTCCACACCCGTGGCACGGAGCACCGCGGCCTGGCCGTCGCTGCCATCGTTGATGATCGTGAGATCGGTGTAATGCGCGCCGTTCTCGAAGTTCAGACTCGTCGTGAGTTCCTCGAACTGGTCGCGGTCCGGATCGAGCCCGGTGCGCACCAGGTCGGCATCGATGATATTGCCGCCGTACTCGCCGACGGCGAGCAAGTTGCGTCCGGGGGCCTGGACGACGACCCGGATCTTTCCGTTCGACAGGATGTAGTCGCCCACCAGGCAGCGAGAGAGCGGTCCTTCGATACAGTCCGCCGGATCCGAGATCAGCGCGAGGGCCGCGTCTTCGCCGCCGTTCAAGTTGCCGTACTCGGCGATGATCAGCGCGTCAGCACCCTGCTCATGCAAGCCGATCGCGCAGGCCGCGAGACTCGCCGACGCCGTCACGCCCTCACACGCACCGCCCCAATCCAGACCTAAGACCTGACCCGGAGTGCACGACGCCTGGGTCCTCTGATCCGACTTCATGCGAGTCAAGTTGAGTTGCCCTTCGGTCTCGTCTTCGCAGTCCGTCGCGGAGGGTAGATTGCGCTTCGCGATGTCGTCCTTGCAGCGACGAAGCAGGTCTTGCCGCCGGAAAGCGACCTTCTCGGCCTCCTTCGCCGTGTTGAGCTGGCATTTTCGCTGCCCGGACTGGGGTACCATACCCGTGGTCGCGAACACCGTGTCGATCAACTCCAGAGCGCGATCCTGATGGCTGTCCGTGAGGCAGGTCGTCAGGTCCGCGAGAGTGCTCGCCCCAAGGCAGTCACCTCCGAAACCGAGCGAGGCGACCAGCGGGTCGTCGCAACGATTCGCGAGCTTTTCCGAGAGCTTCTGGGCCGACTTCGCGATGGTCGCAGCCGCCTTGGGCTCCAGAGTGCAGTCCGTCCCAGCCCCGAGGCGCCCCTTCGAGATCTTCGTCTCGCATTTTCGCAGCGCCTTGGTGACATTCTTGAAGAACGTCCTTCCCTGACGGCCGACCTCAGCCTGACAACGCCGCTGGTCATACGTCAGGTCAATGGCCCAAGAGGTGGAGGCGAAGAGAAGGAGGGATAGGAAGGTGGCCGAGAAACGCAGCAGCATGAGGTCCCTTTCGTGATCGACCGGTAGGTCGGTCGAGGTGTGGCGACGGCTGTATGGAATGCTGGGACCACAATCCAGCGCCAGGACACGACCTGTCAAGCCACTTCCCGAGGCGCCTCGTGTCCCGCGAGGGGGGCTAGGAGGCTCTAGCACATCCCATATGGCCTCTGCGGGGCTCAGTGTCACGCCGAAAAGCCGATTCACCCCATGTGGAGCCCTCCCTCGAAGCCGTCCCGGCCCCGCCGGGCAACTCGGCCGTGGAGTCGCTCGTGTTGTCCATCGCCGTGGCCCGCGCCGCCCCTTCGCCCTCGGCCCCGGGATACGATCCGAATGGATTCTGGCTGCTGGCCTCGTGGAGAGCCGCGACGGCCAAAGCCCTCCCGAAGGAGCTGCACTCCGCACCAGCCGACCAGGCCTGCACGTGCGGGCTCCTGCAGGACATGGCGATTCCGGTGCTCGCACACGGGGAGGGCGAGAAGTACGCCGCCTGGGTCACCCGCAAAACCGGCTTCGGGCTGTGGCCCACCGAGTGGCCCCTCGTCGGCCAATTCCTGTTCGCCCTCATCCTGGTTTTCACCGGCGCGAACTCTTACGTGCAACACTCGAACATTCGCATGGACACGTTTCCCTACCGTTACGTCTTCGCGACGCCCGAGCTGCACCGACTTCACCATTCAAAGCGGGAGTCTAAGCTCGGCGCCAACTTCGGCGACGTGTTGATCATGCGGGACCTCGTGTTCGGAACCCGCCTCGAGCCCCGTCCCGGAGATGCGGTCTACGACGTCATCGGATTGCCCGAGATCGACGTTCCCCAGACGTACGCGAGCCACTTGCGACTTCCCTTCGACTGGAATCGCCTTCACGCCGAAGCGGCCCGCTCTCGATGAGCCTCAACGTTCGCTTTTTTCTGACGTGCCTGTTTGCGCTCGCCATCGGCTGCACGAGTCCGAGCACGGACGAACCCCCGAGACGCTCCGCAGCCGTGGCCACCACCCGACCAAACGTGCTCCTCTATCTGATCGACACTCTTCGGAGCGATCGCATCGGGGCGTA
This genomic window contains:
- a CDS encoding sterol desaturase family protein, with protein sequence MEPSLEAVPAPPGNSAVESLVLSIAVARAAPSPSAPGYDPNGFWLLASWRAATAKALPKELHSAPADQACTCGLLQDMAIPVLAHGEGEKYAAWVTRKTGFGLWPTEWPLVGQFLFALILVFTGANSYVQHSNIRMDTFPYRYVFATPELHRLHHSKRESKLGANFGDVLIMRDLVFGTRLEPRPGDAVYDVIGLPEIDVPQTYASHLRLPFDWNRLHAEAARSR